The genome window ATAAAATCACACGACCGTTGCTTTTATAAAGTCATGAATAGGCAAAGTGACTGGATATTTCCCTTATTCTTCTATGGTTGCACCTATATAAGAAAGCACTTATCCTTATTCTCCTAACCAGCTATAGCTCAAAGATAGGGGCAATAATGTGTCGTTGCTAAATCATGCTCATCATAATATGGTCGTTCAGCAAGTTCGTCCCAGTGAAGTGCTTGATAACGCCGTTTTAAGCGTGATGACAGAGGTGTCCAGAGCTGATTTTGTTGATGAGCATTTAGCGATGATGGCTTATGCCGATACAATGCTGCCTCTCTCTCATGGGCAGACCATGTTATCACCGATATTAGAAGGCCGGTTTTTACAGGCTTTACACCTTACTCCTGAAACAAATGTCCTAGAAATCGGAACCGGCTCCGGGTATTTCACCGCTTTATTGGCTAAACTGGCACGCCACGTGATATCTGTTGAGTTTTATTCAGATCTCTCTGAAAGAGCAGCACAACGTTTATCTCATGCAGGTATCGGCAATGTGACCTTAACGGTGGGCGATGCCAGCCAAGGTTGGTCGTTAGTCGAGCGTGTGGACATAATTGTCGTAACAGCAGCTTGCGCCGATATTCCTGATGACTATTTACAAAGTCTGAAAGTGGGCGGAAAACTACTTATCGTGACCGGTAAAGCACCGGCAATGCCTGTTAAATTAATCACGCGAACAAGTGAACGGGAATGGCAAACCATAGTTCTGTTTGAGACCGTTATCCCATATTTGATTAACGCTGAACCCAGCCAACCATTTGAATTTTAAAACAGAGTAACAATATGAAACACATGACCCCCACTGAATTTAGCACCTTATTACTAAGTGATGTCCCTCCTGTCATGATTGATGTCAGAGAGAGTCATGAGCTAATACATGGAATGATTGAAGGGGCAATACATATTCCTATGAATGAGATTCCATCACGCCTCGAAGAGTTAGGCTCTTATCAAGATAAAACAGTGGCTATTATTTGTCGAAGTGGCAAGCGAAGTGCTCAAGTAGGTCAGTTTCTCGAACATGTTGGCTTTAATGATGTGATTAATCTTGAAGGTGGCATGAACAGCTGGGCTGTAGATGTTGATAATTCAATGTCGACTTATTAGTCAATTGAATACCATTTAATTGAATGACTCCTAAGGAAGGAAAATGAAAAAATTTGCGTTAAGCGCATTGATAGCCTCAACATTATTTTCAGGTGTAGTGTGGGCTGAAGATTTACTAGATGTATATAAACTCTCCCTCAACAGTGACCCTCAATTGCTGGCTGAGGCCGCCTCTCGTCAGGCCGTTGGAGAATTAGATGATCAGGCAATTGCTAACTTTTTGCCACAAGTAGGATTAACGGCGAATCAAAATAAAACCTGGCTGGATTCATCATCCCGTCTATTTGCAGGTAAAACGGACTATACCAGTCATGGTTATACATTGAGTCTGAATCAGTCAGTGTATAAA of Methylophaga marina contains these proteins:
- a CDS encoding protein-L-isoaspartate O-methyltransferase family protein, with amino-acid sequence MSLLNHAHHNMVVQQVRPSEVLDNAVLSVMTEVSRADFVDEHLAMMAYADTMLPLSHGQTMLSPILEGRFLQALHLTPETNVLEIGTGSGYFTALLAKLARHVISVEFYSDLSERAAQRLSHAGIGNVTLTVGDASQGWSLVERVDIIVVTAACADIPDDYLQSLKVGGKLLIVTGKAPAMPVKLITRTSEREWQTIVLFETVIPYLINAEPSQPFEF
- a CDS encoding rhodanese-like domain-containing protein: MKHMTPTEFSTLLLSDVPPVMIDVRESHELIHGMIEGAIHIPMNEIPSRLEELGSYQDKTVAIICRSGKRSAQVGQFLEHVGFNDVINLEGGMNSWAVDVDNSMSTY